Proteins from one Dysgonomonas sp. HDW5A genomic window:
- a CDS encoding translocation/assembly module TamB domain-containing protein codes for MSYVQNYVKERIVLELKNKLQTDLGIGSLYIRPFNTIQLNDLYLKDQKDSTILIAQKVYADVEILPLLNNKLIITVSKLSDFEVNLSKDSAKAPLNIQFIIDAFKPKDNKKKTKFEVQINSLNIADGRFKFDINDRPYVNDKFDPNHISVTDLNAILSLRSLETDSLNIQIKKLTLQEKSGLKINNLIVRLITQDNHLFVKGFKLELPKSLLEFEKCEIDYSSTDSTKTLIDKALFAIKTSPISYIALKDIAAFVPSFKYFEERVLFRTEINGSLDSIRVTNLTLDYGEKMHIVAKGYVKNVRDKEKLYAQGSVDNLTVTKEGIIGLLNNLSGTKKDLPPILNNINTVSFHGNVSGYLKQLKADGYLGAELGSVIAKLDFGFNPDTHTKSFFKGNINTQNFQLGKLLDNKDLEDISLNMDVNITQPAYGKLKGSVDGLVQKITFKKYTYHDIKLGGTYDGLRLNGGLSVDDPNGILSIHGLFDLSEKEPKLNFDARLRNVRLDKLNLSSKYKESYLSLGIDANFSGKNIDDIQGYIKTDSVSFRQPDKTFTLENFIVEASGFEDTRKLSIQSDIINGEVLGAYSFTTIAESVKRSLNAYLPALISFNEKKKTKIKENNLTFDFTINNTEKASDIFQLPVTIYSATKIIGFYNNQTERFKIETYLPSLKAAGTRIQSGYLLVENNSDEIKSTISGTFVTKNGTLNNLSADVVVQNDIINIHTLFLNKEEGKLKGEFTNSIAFSKPDKKTLQTDIEFQAGELVLNNTLWKIKKSQIRIIPNKISINDFVVTSENKDQQLKIDGTFSAKDPDEQLHVHLKNIDLDYIFNTLSISALQFGGAASGDLTLSSIDGQPYANINLNVLDFAFNNTVLGNLNLDSDLDAETKKVNLKGTISNPESKLTNIDGFINPITQELSINFDADEIDVAFLNKYVASLFNGVKGKGSGNVHLFGNFSDVTVEGKAYIENGGLGINFLNTSYTFTDTIYMKKDLIYFNDIAFHDAKGNIALISGKVVHDYFTNFLYYVSLLGDNFMLYNATQKHNPMFYGTVFGSGTGVIKGDERAVDINVNMQTNSNTNIFMNFMQETASEYSFIRYKTKEEATDSIHNPNEKPKLSRFKTDSGMEVNMNFYIDATPDATVELLMDPVGGDRIKASGSGALQFTWGTNKDPMLYGTYMINKGSYNFTFQKVFERKFSIQDGSYVQFRGDPFEANIDITALYRVIANLNDLDQNIAKNSGQTSVPVNCILNITGALRQPKVNLDIALPSADPEIQRQIKSLMSTEDMINRQIVYLLLLSKFYTPNYALTDQKTSDFAAVASATLSTQLSNILSQLDDRWQVGTNIRTSDAGFSNTEVELILSSRLLNDRVLFNGNFGYRDNAMTQQDAFIGDVDIEVLLNRIGTWRLKAYNHYNEKYYYVGSGGSSNGVQTQGVGIMYKRDFDHLRELFTRPKKKSTISIIDTAKNQDTLKHINQMVKMK; via the coding sequence ATGTCGTATGTGCAGAATTATGTAAAAGAACGAATTGTACTTGAACTCAAAAACAAATTACAAACCGATTTAGGCATAGGATCACTCTACATACGTCCCTTCAATACCATACAGTTAAACGATTTGTATCTGAAGGATCAGAAAGACAGCACGATACTGATTGCTCAGAAAGTATATGCCGATGTAGAAATACTTCCACTTCTCAATAATAAACTTATCATAACGGTATCTAAACTTTCTGACTTTGAAGTAAATTTGTCAAAAGACAGTGCTAAGGCACCTTTAAACATTCAGTTTATAATTGATGCTTTCAAACCCAAAGACAATAAAAAGAAAACCAAATTTGAGGTACAGATAAACTCTCTGAATATTGCTGATGGACGTTTTAAGTTTGATATCAACGACCGTCCCTACGTAAACGATAAATTTGACCCTAATCACATTAGCGTTACAGATCTCAATGCAATTCTCTCCCTCAGGTCACTCGAAACCGACTCGTTAAATATTCAGATCAAGAAGTTAACCCTTCAAGAAAAAAGCGGATTAAAGATCAACAATCTTATTGTTCGGCTTATCACTCAAGATAATCATCTCTTTGTCAAAGGATTTAAGCTCGAATTACCAAAATCGTTACTCGAATTCGAAAAATGTGAAATCGATTATTCTTCAACCGATTCAACTAAAACTCTTATAGACAAGGCTCTGTTTGCAATTAAAACCTCGCCAATTTCCTATATTGCCCTCAAAGATATCGCTGCTTTTGTACCATCATTCAAATATTTTGAAGAGAGGGTACTATTCCGCACCGAAATTAACGGTAGCCTCGACAGTATAAGGGTTACTAACCTAACGCTTGATTACGGTGAGAAAATGCATATCGTAGCAAAAGGTTATGTGAAGAATGTGAGAGACAAAGAAAAGTTATATGCACAAGGAAGCGTTGATAATTTGACGGTAACAAAAGAAGGTATTATAGGCCTTCTGAATAACCTATCGGGAACAAAAAAAGACTTGCCTCCTATTCTTAATAATATTAATACTGTTTCATTTCATGGAAATGTCTCAGGATATTTAAAACAATTAAAAGCGGACGGTTATTTAGGTGCCGAACTAGGTTCAGTTATCGCAAAACTTGATTTTGGCTTCAATCCCGATACCCATACTAAATCTTTCTTTAAAGGGAATATCAATACTCAGAATTTCCAACTGGGGAAATTATTGGACAATAAAGATCTGGAAGATATTTCTCTAAACATGGATGTCAATATTACTCAACCCGCATATGGAAAATTAAAAGGGTCTGTAGATGGGCTTGTGCAAAAAATCACCTTCAAAAAATACACTTATCACGATATTAAGTTGGGTGGTACATATGACGGTCTGCGTTTAAACGGAGGTTTATCAGTGGATGATCCGAATGGTATACTTAGCATTCATGGATTATTCGACTTATCTGAAAAAGAACCGAAACTGAACTTTGATGCTCGGTTAAGAAATGTTCGTCTGGACAAACTAAACCTAAGCAGTAAATACAAAGAATCATACTTAAGTCTGGGAATAGATGCCAATTTCTCAGGAAAGAATATCGATGATATACAAGGTTATATCAAAACAGACTCGGTCAGTTTCAGACAACCGGATAAGACTTTCACCTTAGAAAACTTTATTGTAGAAGCATCCGGCTTCGAAGATACACGTAAACTAAGTATTCAATCGGATATTATCAATGGTGAAGTATTGGGTGCGTACTCTTTCACCACAATAGCCGAAAGCGTAAAACGTTCACTGAATGCTTATTTACCGGCATTGATCAGTTTCAACGAGAAGAAAAAAACAAAGATCAAAGAAAATAATCTGACATTTGATTTCACAATCAATAACACAGAGAAAGCCAGCGATATTTTCCAATTACCGGTAACTATATACAGTGCCACCAAAATAATCGGATTCTATAATAATCAAACCGAAAGATTCAAAATTGAAACCTATCTGCCATCATTAAAAGCAGCCGGAACCAGAATTCAATCGGGCTATTTATTAGTAGAAAATAATAGTGACGAAATAAAATCTACCATATCGGGTACATTTGTCACTAAAAACGGCACATTAAACAACTTATCGGCTGATGTTGTTGTCCAAAATGATATCATTAATATCCATACTCTATTCTTAAATAAAGAGGAAGGAAAACTTAAAGGCGAATTTACCAATTCGATAGCATTCTCTAAACCGGATAAGAAAACCTTACAAACCGACATTGAGTTTCAAGCCGGAGAGTTAGTTTTGAACAATACTCTGTGGAAGATAAAAAAATCACAGATCCGCATTATCCCAAACAAAATAAGCATAAACGATTTTGTAGTAACCAGCGAAAACAAAGATCAGCAACTAAAAATAGACGGAACTTTTTCGGCTAAAGATCCAGATGAACAACTGCATGTCCACTTAAAAAACATTGATCTGGACTATATATTCAATACCCTATCAATAAGTGCCTTGCAATTTGGAGGGGCAGCAAGTGGCGACCTCACACTATCTTCTATCGATGGGCAGCCCTATGCTAATATAAACCTAAATGTACTCGATTTTGCTTTTAACAATACTGTACTTGGAAATCTGAATCTAGACAGTGATCTGGATGCTGAAACCAAGAAAGTAAATTTAAAAGGAACAATATCGAATCCTGAAAGTAAACTTACTAATATTGATGGATTTATAAATCCTATAACACAAGAGTTATCAATAAACTTCGATGCAGACGAAATAGATGTTGCCTTCCTTAATAAATATGTAGCTAGCCTGTTTAATGGAGTTAAAGGTAAAGGCAGTGGAAATGTACACTTATTCGGTAATTTCTCGGATGTAACAGTTGAAGGTAAAGCCTATATCGAAAATGGAGGATTAGGTATCAACTTCCTGAATACCAGCTATACATTTACCGATACCATTTACATGAAAAAAGACCTCATTTATTTTAATGACATCGCTTTTCATGATGCAAAAGGCAACATAGCATTAATCAGCGGTAAAGTAGTACACGATTATTTTACTAACTTCTTATACTATGTAAGTCTCCTTGGTGACAATTTCATGCTGTACAATGCCACGCAGAAACATAACCCCATGTTTTATGGAACAGTCTTCGGCTCGGGAACCGGTGTTATAAAAGGAGATGAAAGAGCTGTTGACATTAATGTCAATATGCAGACTAACAGCAATACTAATATCTTCATGAATTTCATGCAAGAAACGGCCTCCGAATATTCTTTCATCAGATATAAGACAAAAGAAGAAGCAACCGATTCGATACACAATCCGAACGAAAAGCCTAAATTAAGCAGGTTTAAAACCGATTCGGGTATGGAAGTAAATATGAATTTCTATATTGATGCGACTCCCGATGCGACAGTGGAACTTCTCATGGACCCTGTAGGAGGAGATCGAATAAAAGCTTCGGGTTCGGGTGCATTACAATTCACTTGGGGAACTAATAAAGATCCTATGCTTTATGGTACTTATATGATTAATAAAGGGTCATATAACTTTACATTCCAAAAAGTATTTGAACGAAAATTCTCTATTCAAGACGGCAGTTATGTACAATTTAGGGGTGATCCTTTCGAAGCCAATATCGACATCACAGCTCTATACCGTGTTATAGCAAATCTGAATGATTTAGATCAAAATATAGCGAAGAACTCTGGACAGACAAGCGTTCCTGTAAATTGTATCCTTAATATTACGGGAGCATTACGCCAGCCAAAAGTAAATCTGGATATTGCTTTGCCATCGGCCGATCCCGAAATACAAAGACAGATAAAGAGTTTGATGAGTACCGAGGATATGATCAACAGACAAATTGTTTATCTGTTGCTATTATCTAAATTCTATACGCCGAATTATGCTCTGACAGACCAAAAAACGTCTGATTTTGCAGCAGTTGCCTCGGCTACATTATCAACTCAATTGAGTAATATACTCAGTCAACTCGATGATCGCTGGCAAGTAGGTACCAACATACGCACCAGTGATGCAGGATTTTCGAATACTGAAGTTGAACTTATTTTGTCGAGCAGATTACTTAATGACCGGGTTTTATTTAATGGAAATTTCGGTTACCGGGATAATGCGATGACACAGCAAGATGCGTTTATTGGAGATGTTGATATCGAAGTATTGCTCAATCGAATAGGTACATGGCGTCTGAAAGCATACAACCATTACAACGAAAAATATTATTATGTCGGAAGTGGTGGTAGCAGCAACGGAGTACAAACTCAGGGGGTTGGTATTATGTATAAAAGAGATTTCGATCATTTGAGAGAATTATTTACAAGACCTAAAAAGAAAAGCACCATATCCATCATTGATACTGCGAAAAATCAAGATACCTTGAAGCATATCAATCAAATGGTAAAAATGAAGTGA
- a CDS encoding M64 family metallopeptidase — translation MRNLIFLLLLVYPFASQSQEFDTYFVNKTLRIDYIFSGNSEKQAIAVDQLNELPQWAGRKHNLSKSQLEGNGQIAMYNLQSGDCIYKNTFSTLFQEWITTDEAKSIKKSFENVFLLPFPKEKVMVEISLRDRYGKYDTKMSHIVDPTDILIHKKGYKDITPYSIIHKGKENTKTINVAILAEGYKEDEMDSFRKYAEETVQQILSYAPFDKYKDSFNFYLVESPSKESGLSVPQNGIWKNTAFNSHFDTFYSERYLTSSRVKDIHDVLAGIPYEHIIILANTDVYGGGGIFNSYTLTTTGHKNFKPVVVHEFGHSFAGLADEYFYESDALDNTYEHGIEPWEQNISTLVNFDSKWKDMLLAQTPIPTNISDSTKYKIGVYEGAGYSAKGIYRPSVDCRMKTNTCKEFCPVCQRAIEQLILFYIQ, via the coding sequence ATGCGTAATTTAATATTTCTTCTGCTCTTGGTATATCCATTTGCTTCCCAAAGCCAAGAATTTGATACTTATTTTGTAAATAAAACTTTACGAATAGATTATATTTTTTCGGGAAATTCTGAGAAACAAGCCATAGCAGTAGATCAATTAAATGAATTGCCTCAATGGGCAGGAAGAAAACACAATTTATCAAAAAGCCAACTCGAAGGCAATGGACAAATAGCCATGTATAACCTTCAATCAGGCGACTGCATATATAAAAACACCTTCTCAACCCTATTTCAAGAATGGATAACGACGGATGAAGCTAAATCGATAAAGAAAAGTTTCGAAAATGTTTTTCTCCTGCCCTTCCCTAAAGAAAAAGTAATGGTAGAAATTTCATTAAGAGACAGGTATGGAAAATATGATACAAAAATGAGTCACATTGTAGACCCTACGGATATTTTAATTCATAAAAAGGGATACAAAGATATAACGCCCTACTCTATCATTCATAAAGGCAAAGAAAATACCAAAACGATCAATGTAGCTATACTAGCCGAAGGTTACAAAGAAGATGAAATGGATAGTTTTAGAAAATATGCAGAAGAAACCGTGCAACAAATACTTTCTTACGCACCCTTCGATAAATATAAAGATAGCTTCAACTTTTATTTGGTCGAAAGCCCCTCCAAAGAAAGTGGACTAAGCGTCCCTCAAAATGGTATTTGGAAAAACACCGCATTTAATTCACATTTTGACACCTTTTACTCTGAACGATATCTGACAAGCAGTCGGGTGAAAGATATACACGATGTTTTGGCAGGCATCCCTTACGAGCATATTATTATACTTGCCAATACTGATGTTTACGGAGGTGGTGGTATATTTAATTCTTATACTTTGACAACTACCGGACATAAAAACTTCAAGCCTGTTGTTGTGCATGAATTCGGGCATAGTTTTGCCGGATTAGCCGACGAATATTTTTACGAAAGCGATGCTTTAGACAATACATATGAACATGGTATCGAACCTTGGGAACAAAATATATCGACATTGGTAAACTTCGATTCCAAATGGAAAGACATGCTACTGGCTCAAACTCCTATCCCCACAAATATTAGTGATAGTACAAAATATAAAATCGGTGTTTACGAAGGTGCAGGCTATTCAGCTAAAGGTATATATCGCCCTTCGGTAGATTGCAGGATGAAAACAAATACCTGCAAAGAATTTTGCCCCGTTTGCCAACGTGCAATAGAACAGCTGATACTTTTCTATATCCAATAA
- a CDS encoding proline dehydrogenase family protein, with amino-acid sequence MENIRTSDVLDWAKQFLAKAESELTPEEIKEQQKFASLVQTPANKILLSKMLDESSQIRNSKKLAKRMKLLIEEYGVPDFFGPLDQMMLKLFTSVGYLFDGISIPIFKDRLRQETSKIIIGEERPELTKHLEHRWQSHIGQNVNLLGEVVLGDGEAKHRYEHYLEALKEPDVNYISIKLSGIYAQIKPLSYEQNKKELCERVAAIYQQAIDYPYITQDGTQKAKFVNLDMEEYKDAELTLDVFETVLSMPQFKNYTAGIVVQAYLPDAALFQQRLLTMAKKRVAEGGAPLKMRLVKGANLQMESIISSLKGWPNPVLPSKVDVDANYLHILDVALLPENAKVLHVGVASHNFFTIGYAYLLSEKNDVKDYITFEMLEGMANHLPRVMRSLGKQIILYTPVVKKEHFLNAVSYLVRRLDENTGKDNFLSYSFNLKLDSPHWDFLANQFLDAYAKKDTMRAEAFRKQNRLEKPLPVQDINIFHNEPDTDLDLPVNRKWALDKLRKWGTEVNEDNYKIPVQIGGREITTESKKKYYDRSRNDEVCFCEASLSSLEQVKEIVAVAESDKSGWRNTGLEKRNQILHTVADNLSAKRGDLIGCMSAITGKTFMEGDVEVSEAIDFCRFYPITMNPFADLETVSYKAKGIVLVIPPWNFPLAIPVGGVAAALAGGNSVILKPATVALPIAWEFAQCFWDAGVPKDALQVVCTDGRGPLNYLTAHSSIKHVILTGGTDTAFRLLENSPRTPLSAETGGKNAIILTGNGDQDHAILNVVSSAFSNAGQKCSACSLLLVDKDIYNDENFKSKLKDAVMSLHTGSVWNPDNIVGPMITNDNDKLLHAIEHLEPGESWLVAPEFVDEKKYILKPTVKWGVKPTSYTFKTELFAPLLAVVCIDDLEQGIAYVNSSEYGLTSGLQSLDENEQELWKNTLEAGNLYINRGITGAIVNRQPFGGMKRSAFGGGIKAGGVNYVSCFVEFTENELIVAESSGSPLSELIADDKSKARLDFAALNYRKAWREEFSQERDVNHIYGESNIFRYLPLRKVVLRVQADDDLGDILLSLLAASTAKTHLTISIDGGNDKLQALEKAISITKGVDVLIENEEQFIADMDKFERVRTCTANLSDAIFARAAKLGKHIATHKPLVEGRLELLHYLKEQSIAFEYHRYGSIFDENK; translated from the coding sequence ATGGAAAACATAAGAACTTCTGATGTACTTGATTGGGCAAAACAATTTCTGGCTAAGGCCGAAAGTGAATTAACTCCCGAAGAGATTAAAGAACAGCAAAAATTTGCATCATTGGTGCAAACTCCGGCCAATAAGATTTTGTTGTCGAAGATGTTGGACGAATCGTCCCAGATTCGTAACAGTAAAAAACTGGCAAAACGTATGAAATTGCTGATTGAGGAATATGGTGTTCCTGATTTTTTTGGACCGCTCGATCAGATGATGTTGAAGTTATTTACAAGCGTAGGTTATTTATTTGATGGAATCTCTATACCTATTTTCAAAGACCGCCTCCGTCAGGAAACAAGTAAAATTATTATCGGAGAGGAACGTCCCGAGCTTACCAAACATCTGGAGCATAGATGGCAAAGTCATATAGGGCAGAATGTGAATTTGTTAGGAGAAGTTGTTTTAGGTGATGGCGAAGCTAAACATCGATATGAACATTATCTGGAGGCTTTGAAAGAGCCCGATGTTAATTATATTTCCATTAAACTATCGGGGATTTATGCTCAGATCAAGCCATTGAGTTACGAGCAAAATAAAAAAGAACTTTGTGAGCGTGTAGCTGCAATATATCAGCAGGCCATAGACTATCCTTACATTACACAAGACGGGACTCAAAAGGCTAAGTTTGTAAATCTCGATATGGAGGAATACAAAGATGCCGAGCTTACGCTTGATGTGTTTGAAACTGTTCTAAGTATGCCTCAATTTAAAAACTATACAGCAGGCATAGTTGTGCAAGCCTATTTACCCGATGCAGCATTGTTTCAGCAACGATTACTTACAATGGCAAAGAAACGGGTTGCAGAAGGAGGAGCACCCCTTAAAATGAGATTGGTGAAGGGGGCTAATCTACAAATGGAGAGTATTATATCTTCATTGAAAGGTTGGCCGAATCCTGTACTACCCTCTAAAGTAGATGTGGATGCCAATTATTTGCATATTCTTGATGTGGCGTTATTGCCTGAAAATGCAAAAGTGCTTCATGTAGGTGTTGCATCGCATAACTTTTTCACAATAGGATATGCATACCTATTGAGTGAGAAGAATGATGTGAAAGACTATATTACTTTCGAGATGCTAGAAGGGATGGCAAATCATCTGCCTCGCGTCATGAGAAGTTTGGGTAAGCAAATTATATTATATACTCCGGTAGTAAAGAAAGAACATTTTTTGAATGCGGTTTCCTATCTGGTTAGACGTCTGGATGAGAATACGGGCAAAGATAATTTTTTAAGTTATTCGTTTAACTTGAAATTGGATAGTCCTCATTGGGATTTTCTGGCTAATCAGTTTCTCGATGCTTATGCTAAAAAAGACACTATGAGGGCTGAAGCTTTCAGAAAACAAAATAGATTGGAAAAACCTCTTCCAGTGCAGGATATTAATATTTTTCACAATGAACCTGATACAGATTTAGATTTGCCCGTAAATCGAAAATGGGCATTGGATAAATTGAGAAAATGGGGTACTGAGGTAAATGAAGATAATTATAAAATCCCAGTCCAGATAGGAGGTCGAGAAATAACCACCGAAAGCAAAAAGAAATATTACGATAGAAGCCGAAATGATGAAGTTTGTTTCTGTGAAGCAAGCTTGTCTTCATTAGAGCAAGTTAAAGAAATTGTTGCAGTTGCAGAATCAGATAAATCGGGGTGGAGAAATACAGGTCTTGAAAAGAGAAATCAGATTTTGCATACTGTTGCCGATAATTTATCTGCTAAGAGAGGCGATTTAATAGGCTGTATGTCTGCCATTACAGGTAAAACCTTTATGGAAGGGGATGTTGAGGTTTCGGAAGCAATCGACTTCTGCCGGTTTTATCCCATCACGATGAACCCGTTTGCTGATCTTGAAACTGTATCTTATAAAGCCAAAGGTATCGTATTGGTAATTCCGCCTTGGAACTTTCCACTCGCTATTCCGGTTGGAGGAGTTGCCGCAGCACTTGCAGGAGGTAATTCCGTGATTTTAAAACCTGCTACGGTTGCTTTGCCTATTGCTTGGGAATTTGCCCAATGTTTTTGGGATGCAGGTGTGCCTAAAGATGCTTTACAAGTGGTTTGTACGGATGGGCGTGGACCTCTTAATTATTTAACTGCCCATTCATCTATTAAACATGTAATTCTTACAGGTGGAACCGATACGGCTTTCCGTTTGTTGGAGAATAGTCCGCGTACACCGCTTTCGGCTGAGACCGGAGGAAAGAACGCAATTATTCTTACAGGGAATGGTGATCAGGATCATGCTATTTTAAATGTAGTATCGTCGGCTTTCAGTAATGCCGGTCAAAAATGCTCGGCTTGTTCGCTTCTGTTGGTTGATAAGGATATTTACAATGACGAAAATTTTAAATCGAAATTGAAAGATGCTGTAATGAGTCTTCATACCGGAAGTGTTTGGAATCCCGACAATATAGTGGGGCCGATGATAACGAATGATAACGATAAATTGCTGCATGCTATTGAACATCTGGAACCTGGAGAATCATGGTTAGTTGCTCCAGAATTTGTTGACGAAAAGAAATACATCCTAAAACCAACCGTCAAATGGGGGGTAAAACCAACTAGTTATACATTTAAAACCGAGTTGTTTGCTCCATTGTTGGCAGTTGTCTGTATTGATGATTTAGAGCAAGGAATCGCCTATGTAAATTCTTCGGAATATGGTCTTACATCAGGTCTGCAAAGTTTGGATGAAAATGAGCAGGAACTTTGGAAAAATACATTAGAAGCAGGTAACTTATATATAAACAGAGGTATTACAGGCGCAATAGTTAATCGTCAGCCTTTTGGAGGAATGAAACGATCAGCCTTTGGTGGAGGTATTAAAGCCGGAGGTGTAAATTATGTCTCTTGCTTTGTGGAATTTACCGAGAATGAATTAATAGTTGCAGAATCTTCAGGCTCTCCTTTAAGCGAACTTATAGCAGATGATAAATCAAAAGCTAGATTAGATTTTGCTGCTCTGAATTATAGAAAAGCATGGCGTGAAGAATTTTCTCAGGAAAGGGATGTAAACCATATTTATGGCGAATCTAATATATTTCGCTATCTTCCTTTACGAAAAGTAGTACTGCGTGTTCAGGCTGATGACGATTTAGGGGATATTTTACTAAGTTTACTAGCTGCTTCAACGGCAAAGACTCATTTGACTATAAGTATTGATGGTGGTAATGATAAATTACAAGCTTTGGAAAAAGCAATATCCATAACTAAAGGTGTAGACGTTTTAATTGAGAATGAAGAGCAATTTATAGCCGATATGGATAAATTTGAGCGGGTACGAACCTGTACAGCTAATTTATCGGATGCTATTTTTGCGAGAGCTGCTAAATTAGGAAAACATATTGCAACTCATAAACCTTTAGTTGAAGGACGTTTAGAATTGCTTCATTACCTGAAAGAACAAAGTATTGCTTTTGAATACCATCGTTACGGAAGTATTTTTGACGAAAATAAATAG